Within the Trichoderma breve strain T069 chromosome 3, whole genome shotgun sequence genome, the region GGGCCAAATGCGGACATATTCGCTATAATGATTCCAGGATTAGTCTTGATAATTTCCTCTGCAGATAGACCACGACTGGCTAGGCTTCCGGGACGAAGCCCCTGTATGAATACATCCGCAGATTTTACCAACTCTTTTAGTTGAACAAGATTTTGGGGCCTTGTCAATGTCTAGCTAGATTGTGCGTTTTCCCCGACCAAAATCCCGATCCATGGTTGGAAGAGCGGGGAGGCTGGGCGAAGTTACCCATAGCACATCGGCACCATGGGCTGCTAGAGTCTTACCAGCTAGTGGAGCAGCAATCACCCGACTCATCTCTATCACGCGTAAGCCCCTAAGACACTTATCGCTACCTTCCGGTATATGCGCTGGCAGCCCAGAGTATCcattggccagcttcttgagtAAAATTGGGAGATTGGAGATCACCTTGGATCGCGGTAATAGGTCCCATTGTTGATAAGAGCGGAGACTGTATATAGCCAGTCGATTCTCAAAGATACCAACTGACTCAAGGTCAATACTTGCCCATTTTGCGGTTTCTTGTGAGACTTGCTGCCGTGATGCGTCTTTAGGTAATCCCAATAGCTCTAAAGCGCCCTCCGCGTGGTTTGGGAACGAGTCGTGGATCCGTACAGATCCGTCTAATGTCTCATGGAGGCCACCTACTAAGCCCCATGGAGACGGAGCGGGTTTTCCATTGAGCCTATAGAGGCGCTCAGACTTGCATTCAATGACTGCATGTTTCAGTAGAACTTCAACCCGAGGAACTGGGACTTGGTTGCGGATTGCATGGATCTGAGCAGCTGCAAGAGCGGACAGTGCAATTGAACTCTGAGCCAAGATGCCAATTGTGTAAGAAGATCGTAGAGCTGGCGAGTCGGATGCGTCGAGAAGCGTGAGAGAATTCAGTGCCGAGGATGGCATACACATACCTTCCCAGAGCTCTCTGACTACAGCAAGGGCTGTGAAATTTTGGCGATTGAAGCCACTGCCGACATGGGCAACACCATTGAGGTGGTATTTTCGAATTGGTCCTTCGACCGAATTTGTATCGACAAAGATTTCGTTGGTGTAAGTGTCTTTTGATGCAGGCACGTCGATTTGCAGTAACGGTGCATGTTGCTGAGTCCCTAGTGTATCACGCTCTCCAACACTGCCTTGGGCCCATGGCCTTTTAATTGTGCATTTCCAAGCGAGAGCAGGCTTAAAATACATGTTAGTgaggatttctttttctgtaaCTCGATACAGCCGCTGGATGACCTCGTTGGTCAAAAGGTTGGTACTCTTGACTCACCGGTACGCAGAGGGGTTGTCAAACATAACATCCAACGTAAGTTCAAAGGGACCAGAGTTTTTTTATTGAATAATTTATGCAAGTTGGCTTAGCTTTTCTAGGCCGCTGGGAATTTCTTTATAAGCTATTAACGTTAGCTACCTATAGAGACTATGtcctttaatatattatttataaattaatataagAATGCtattttctatttctttataattttaataatttacaTTACTTAGAAGATTTAGTAACTTCATTAAgctaatattataatatataattagGAATAGTAATACTTTTCTCTTAGTAAATagatttataaaataatatatatatataataaattaagttttttataataaactagTTTATACTAAATAATATAATGTCACGACCTGGCTCTTATGGTCGCGACAATGGGCCTACAGGGTAGTTCGATTCGGATAAACATTGGACCGACTAACCAATCAGGAACGGATCATTAGATCATCGCAATAATCCAACAATCTATAAACGGATTATTAAGACTCTAAGATAATCTACGACCGGATCATTATCCTTTAGTAATAATC harbors:
- a CDS encoding coA-transferase family III domain-containing protein — its product is MYFKPALAWKCTIKRPWAQGSVGERDTLGTQQHAPLLQIDVPASKDTYTNEIFVDTNSVEGPIRKYHLNGVAHVGSGFNRQNFTALAVVRELWEGMCMPSSALNSLTLLDASDSPALRSSYTIGILAQSSIALSALAAAQIHAIRNQVPVPRVEVLLKHAVIECKSERLYRLNGKPAPSPWGLVGGLHETLDGSVRIHDSFPNHAEGALELLGLPKDASRQQVSQETAKWASIDLESVGIFENRLAIYSLRSYQQWDLLPRSKVISNLPILLKKLANGYSGLPAHIPEGSDKCLRGLRVIEMSRVIAAPLAGKTLAAHGADVLWVTSPSLPALPTMDRDFELVKSADVFIQGLRPGSLASRGLSAEEIIKTNPGIIIANMSAFGPTGPWSNRRGFDSLVQTCNGMNVSEAAHFGAGEAARPLPCQILDHAGGYLLATGIIASLYRQSGEGVAWQVDISFASILKYLRSLGQYPGSSGFRCNDYECAEDVKEYLEAYESGFGLLEAMRHSAAIEGCSVGWEIMPKRLGSDGPKWLR